Proteins encoded by one window of Haliotis asinina isolate JCU_RB_2024 chromosome 6, JCU_Hal_asi_v2, whole genome shotgun sequence:
- the LOC137286423 gene encoding uncharacterized protein, translating into MAALMNILKLIFVLYSFNQLCEAFMDTKGRTFSLAFFPEYVTPPTNDPRNILYFSSPHEGICTVNYNVGTRRQASVNLVANDVVKLAIPDATQLLTETRIEPKAIYVNCSTEIALYGQNKRNTYEETSDSFTVLPDDTLSTDYFVASVEKSANLGVVATRDNTNVSVALNATCQYVFNNVRYTDGDTVNVTLGYGDVLQIGLASYSPSDKCDLGGTRIYSNHEVAVFSGALYVKAPACYGSLFGQHLVSQVPPESAFSNTHIIPKVEASDLGAMEFRVLAKYNNTAVNITKEEANGTVLTWSTLLNTGRFEQYCSVSSANFIVQSSRPVMCVERIYFKGIGGTSLFVPGTALYDNNYIVKSLELNGVNTESPMITIVSEVSSFMDVRVNGQHRDDIQWTKLTAVPYTVGLLQVHPQKSYVVNSSSPLLVRLQERFVRESYSYNAGYRVPPLAEGLNNAVTLKCLPGGWFITVDLSESNFDISLPQHIYMTKDTCIGTMQGQQLVFNMSYNDCHTKTSVSNGMITFKNMLTYAPPWTDHLVRHVIWNQDVSCSEPVGGTDSVHLYPDLNTTVHGSVSGKVQGSSVHISLYQDASYMHLLKGDLIHTKIGAPVYVQVASPGTSNTIMVLQSCDAHLDSVPGKQASYPLITDGCAVDVGTQILVTRNSVTRFKFDMFDIPNEQDGIYITCHVTFCDQMDFSDKCQQQCHSNPNIIG; encoded by the exons ATGGCAGCTTTGATGAATATCCTTAAGTTGATTTTTGTCTTATATTCCTTTAATCAGCTTTGCGAAG CTTTCATGGATACAAAAGGAAGGACGTTTTCTCTTGCTTTCTTTCCCGAATACGTTACTCCGCCAACAAATGACCCCCGAAACATTCTGTACTTCTCATCCCCCCATGAGGGCATTTGTACGGTGAACTACAATGTCGGCACAAGACGTCAGGCAAGTGTGAATCTTGTTGCCAACGATGTAGTTAAACTGGCTATACCTGACGCAACACAACTCCTAACTGAAACAAGAATAGAACCGAAGGCCATTTACGTGAATTGTTCCACCGAAATAGCTCTTTATGGACAAAACAAACGCAATACATATGAGGAAACATCAGACTCATTCACAGTTCTTCCTGATGACACGTTGTCCACGGATTATTTTGTTGCAAGTGTCGAGAAATCTGCAAATCTTGGCGTTGTGGCCACCCGGGATAACACTAACGTTTCCGTGGCTCTTAATGCAACATGTCAGTATGTATTTAACAATGTCAGATACACAGATGGAGACACTGTTAATGTCACACTGGGATATGGCGACGTCTTACAGATAGGTTTAGCATCATATTCGCCCTCTGATAAGTGCGACTTAGGGGGAACCCGAATCTATTCTAATCATGAAGTAGCAGTGTTTTCAGGGGCTTTGTATGTCAAAGCACCTGCCTGTTATGGAAGtctgtttgggcaacatttggTTAGTCAAGTTCCCCCAGAGAGCGCATTCTCAAATACTCACATTATTCCCAAAGTGGAGGCGAGTGACCTAGGAGCAATGGAATTTCGTGTTTTGGCAAAGTACAACAATACAGCCGTGAACATAACAAAGGAAGAAGCAAATGGAACTGTATTGACATGGTCTACCTTACTAAATACCGGTAGGTTTGAACAATACTGTTCTGTATCCAGCGCCAATTTCATCGTACAAAGCAGTCGACCGGTAATGTGTGTCGAACGTATTTACTTCAAAGGAATCGGAGGCACGTCGCTGTTTGTGCCAGGAACGGCTCTTTATGACAACAACTACATTGTAAAGAGTTTGGAATTGAATGGAGTGAACACAGAGAGTCCAATGATTACCATTGTATCTGAGGTATCATCATTCATGGATGTTCGTGTGAATGGCCAACATCGGGATGACATACAGTGGACTAAGCTCACAGCGGTACCATACACTGTCGGACTACTGCAGGTCCACCCTCAGAAATCATACGTTGTCAACAGTTCATCGCCACTTCTAGTGAGGCTTCAAGAAAGATTCGTCCGGGAGTCATACAGCTACAATGCAGGATATCGTGTCCCACCATTGGCAGAAGGAT TGAATAATGCTGTCACCCTCAAATGCCTACCAGGCGGCTGGTTCATTACCGTGGACTTAAGCGAATCAAATTTCGACATCAGTCTCCCTCAACACATCTACATGACCAAGGACACATGTATCGGAACCATGCAGGGACAGCAACTCGTTTTCAACATGTCTTACAACGACTGCCACACAAAAACAAGT GTATCAAACGGCATGATTACCTTCAAGAACATGTTGACATATGCACCACCATGGACTGATCATTTGGTTCGACATGTCATCTGGAATCAAGATGTCAGCTGCTCTGAACCAGTGGGTGGGACGGACTCCGTTCACCTTTACCCCGATTTGAATACAACTGTACATGGCTCAGTATCTGGAAAGGTGCAAGGATCCAGCGTCCATATTTCCCTGTACCAAGACGCATCATATATGCACCTTTTGAAAGGCGATCTGATTCACACTAAGATTGGAGCACCCGTGTACGTTCAAGTTGCCTCGCCAGGAACTTCCAACACAATAATGGTTTTACAATCATGTGACGCCCACCTTGACAGTGTTCCTGGGAAACAAGCATCTTATCCACTCATTAcagatgg ATGTGCCGTGGATGTTGGCACTCAGATCCTCGTGACGCGAAATTCCGTGACCAGGTTTAAGtttgacatgtttgacattCCTAATGAACAGGATGGCATCTACATTACTTGTCACGTGACATTCTGTGACCAGATGGACTTCTCCGACAAATGTCAACAGCAGTGTCACTCAAATCCAAATATAATTGGCTAA
- the LOC137286626 gene encoding uncharacterized protein → MEALINILKLVCILYSCNQQCEALKDTKGRTFSLAFFPEYTDPSTTDLKNILYFSSPLDGICTVNYNDGTRRQTRVNLVANDVVKLALPDATQLPTGTRTEPRAIYVNCTTAISLYGHNKFKAGTETSDSFTVLPDDILSTEYFVASVEKTANLGIVATRDNTNVSVALNATCQYVFNNVRYTDGDTVNVTLGYGDVFQIGLASDSSSDKCDLGGTRIYSNHEVAVFSGALYVRGPTCDATLYGQHLVIQVPPESAFSKTHIIPKVETSHFGAMAFRVLAKVDNTVVNVTKEDVNGNIVTWSTSLNTTDIKEYCSLSSANFIIQSSKPVMCTERIYVKNVGGTSLFVPGTALYDNNYIVKSLDLDGVSTEGPMITIVSEMSSFMDVRVNGKHRDDIQWTNLTAVPYTVGELQIQSQKPYVVNSSSPILVRLHQSHDDESYSYNAGYHLQSVAETLDSGVTLKCLPSGFFITMEFDDESHLDVSQIYMTQNTCVGTVQGQNLIFNVSYNDCHTQSSVSNGMVTFKNTLAYAPQSPDNLVRDVIWIHDFSCSKPVDGTDSVHLYPDLNTTVHGSTSGQVQGSSVHISLYQDASYMHLLKGDLIHTTIGAPVYVQVASPGTSDTIMVLRSCDAHLDSVPGKKASYPLITDGCAVDARTQILVTRNSVTRFKFDMFDIPNDQDGIYVTCHVTFCDQMDFSDKCQQQCHSNPNIIG, encoded by the exons ATGGAAGCATTGATAAATATCCTCAAGTTGGTTTGCATTTTATATTCTTGTAATCAGCAATGCGAAG CTCTCAAAGATACAAAAGGAAGAACATTTTCCCTTGCTTTCTTTCCGGAATACACCGATCCTTCCACGACTGACTTGAAAAACATTCTGTACTTCTCATCCCCGCTTGACGGTATTTGTACTGTGAACTACAATGACGGCACGAGACGTCAGACCAGGGTCAATCTTGTCGCCAACGATGTCGTTAAACTGGCGTTACCTGACGCAACACAGTTACCAACTGGAACAAGAACAGAACCTAGGGCCATTTACGTGAACTGCACAACAGCGATATCTCTTTATGGACACAATAAGTTCAAAGCAGGTACGGAAACTTCAGACTCATTCACAGTTCTTCCTGATGATATCTTGTCGACGGAATATTTTGTTGCAAGTGTCGAGAAGACAGCAAATCTTGGCATTGTGGCCACCCGAGATAACACTAACGTTTCCGTGGCTCTTAATGCAACATGTCAGTATGTATTTAACAATGTCAGATACACAGATGGAGACACTGTTAATGTCACACTGGGATATGGCGACGTCTTTCAAATAGGTTTAGCATCAGATTCGTCTAGTGATAAGTGCGACTTAGGGGGAACCCGAATCTATTCTAATCATGAAGTCGCAGTGTTTTCAGGGGCTTTGTATGTCCGCGGACCTACCTGTGACGCAACCCTTTATGGACAGCATCTGGTAATTCAAGTTCCCCCAGAGAGCGCATTCTCAAAGACTCACATTATTCCCAAAGTGGAGACAAGTCACTTCGGTGCAATGGCGTTTCGTGTTTTGGCAAAGGTTGACAACACAGTCGTGAATGTAACAAAGGAAGACGTAAATGGAAATATAGTGACATGGTCTACATCACTCAATACCACCGACATTAAAGAATATTGTTCCTTATCAAGTGCCAACTTCATCATACAAAGCTCGAAGCCAGTAATGTGTACAGAGCGTATTTACGTCAAGAACGTTGGAGGCACATCGTTGTTTGTGCCAGGAACGGCTCTTTATGACAACAACTACATTGTAAAGAGTTTGGATTTGGATGGGGTGAGCACAGAGGGTCCAATGATTACCATTGTATCTGAGATGTCATCATTCATGGATGTTCGTGTGAATGGAAAACATCGGGATGACATACAGTGGACTAATCTCACAGCGGTACCATACACTGTCGGGGAACTACAGATACAGTCTCAAAAACCATACGTTGTCAACAGTTCATCGCCGATCCTAGTCAGGCTCCACCAATCACATGATGATGAGTCATACAGCTACAATGCAGGATACCATCTTCAGTCAGTAGCAGAAACAC TGGATAGTGGTGTCACCCTCAAATGTCTACCAAGCGGCTTTTTCATTACAATGGAGTTCGACGATGAATCACACCTCGATGTCAGTCAAATCTACATGACACAGAATACGTGTGTCGGAACGGTGCAAGGACAGAACCTCATATTCAACGTGTCCTACAACGACTGCCACACACAATCAAGT GTATCAAACGGCATGGTTACCTTCAAGAATACGCTGGCATATGCACCACAATCGCCCGATAATTTGGTTCGAGATGTCATCTGGATTCATGATTTCAGTTGCTCTAAACCAGTGGATGGGACGGACTCTGTTCACCTTTACCCCGATTTAAATACAACTGTACATGGCTCAACATCCGGACAGGTGCAAGGTTCCAGCGTCCATATATCTCTGTACCAGGACGCATCATATATGCATCTTTTGAAAGGAGATCTGATTCACACTACGATTGGAGCACCCGTGTACGTTCAAGTTGCCTCGCCAGGAACCTCCGACACAATAATGGTTTTACGATCATGTGACGCCCACCTTGACAGTGTTCCTGGGAAAAAGGCATCTTATCCCCTCATTAcagatgg GTGTGCTGTGGATGCTCGTACTCAGATCCTCGTGACGCGAAACTCCGTGACCAGGTTTAAGTTTGACATGTTTGACATCCCTAATGACCAGGACGGCATCTACGTCACTTGTCACGTGACATTCTGTGACCAGATGGACTTCTCCGACAAGTGTCAACAGCAGTGTCACTCAAATCCAAATATAATTGGCTAA
- the LOC137286374 gene encoding uncharacterized protein: protein MAALMNVLKLVCILYSSNQLCGALRDTKGRTFSLAFFADFTYAPTTELRNILYFSSPLDGICTVSYNDGTRRQARVNLVANDVVKLALPDATQLLTETRIEPKAIYVNCSAEIALYGHNKFQAVSVDSSDSFTALPDETLSTDYFVASVEKTANLGVVATQDNTHISVTLNATCQYVFNSFTYKDGDTVNVTLGYGDVFQIGLASYSSNDKCDLGGTRIHSNYEVAVFSGALFLNSPSIDDHIYAEHLVIQVPPESAFSKTHIIPQVRASDLWAMVFRVLAKNDNTMVDITKEEVNGSKVTWSTSLNTAEFKEFNSLSSANFIIQSSQPVMCTERIYFKSDGGTSLFVPGTVLYDNNCIVKSLDLDGVSKEGPMITIVSEMSSFMDVRVNGKHRDDIQWTNLTAVPYTVGELQIQPRTPYVVNSSSPILVRLHETMGRQSYNYNAGYRVPSQVETLDGAVNLKCLPGGWVITMDFSKSDVDISLLLQHIYMTKDTCVGTVQGQKLIFNMSYNDCHTQSSVSKGMVTFKNTLMYVLPVTDHLVRDVIWIHDVSCSEPVDGTDSVHLYPNFNTTVHGSTSGQVQGSSVHISLYQDASYMHLLNGNLIQAELGKPVYVQVASPGTPNTIMVLRSCDAHLDSVPGKQASYPLITDGCAVDTRTQILVTRNTVTRFKFDMFDLPNEYDGIYITCHVTFCDQMDFSDKCQQQCHSDPNIIG, encoded by the exons ATGGCAGCTTTGATGAATGTACTCAAGTTGGTTTGCATTTTATATTCCTCTAATCAGCTGTGCGGAG CTCTCAGAGATACTAAAGGAAGAACATTTTCCCTTGCTTTCTTTGCGGATTTCACCTATGCTCCCACGACTGAATTGCGAAACATTCTGTACTTCTCATCCCCGCTTGATGGTATTTGTACTGTCAGCTACAATGACGGCACAAGACGTCAGGCCAGGGTCAATCTTGTCGCCAACGATGTAGTTAAACTGGCCTTACCTGACGCAACACAACTCCTAACTGAAACAAGGATAGAACCTAAGGCCATTTACGTGAACTGTTCCGCCGAAATAGCTCTTTATGGACACAATAAATTCCAAGCTGTTAGTGTGGATTCATCAGACTCATTCACTGCTCTTCCTGATGAAACCTTGTCGACGGATTATTTTGTTGCAAGTGTCGAGAAGACTGCAAATCTTGGCGTTGTAGCCACCCAAGATAACACTCACATTTCCGTGACCCTTAATGCAACATGTCAGTATGTATTTAACAGTTTCACGTACAaagatggagacactgttaATGTCACACTGGGATATGGCGACGTCTTTCAGATAGGCTTAGCATCATATTCGTCCAATGATAAGTGCGACTTAGGGGGAACCCGAATCCATTCTAATTATGAAGTCGCAGTGTTTTCAGGGGCTTTGTTTCTTAACTCCCCTTCCATTGATGACCATATTTATGCAGAGCATCTGGTAATTCAAGTTCCCCCAGAGAGCGCATTCTCAAAGACTCACATTATTCCCCAAGTAAGGGCGAGTGACCTCTGGGCAATGGTGTTTCGTGTACTGGCAAAGAACGACAATACAATGGTGGATATAACAAAGGAAGAAGTAAATGGAAGCAAGGTGACATGGTCAACATCACTGAATACCGCCGAGTTTAAAGAATTCAATTCCCTGTCGAGTGCCAACTTCATCATACAAAGCTCTCAACCAGTAATGTGTACAGAGCGTATTTACTTCAAAAGTGATGGAGGCACATCGTTGTTTGTGCCAGGAACGGTTCTTTATGACAACAACTGCATTGTCAAGAGTTTGGATTTGGATGGGGTGAGCAAAGAGGGTCCAATGATTACCATTGTATCTGAGATGTCATCATTCATGGATGTTCGTGTGAATGGAAAACATCGGGATGACATACAGTGGACTAATCTCACAGCGGTACCGTACACTGTCGGGGAACTACAGATACAGCCTCGAACACCATACGTTGTCAACAGTTCGTCGCCGATCCTGGTAAGGCTTCACGAAACAATGGGCCGGCAGTCATACAACTACAATGCAGGATACCGTGTTCCGTCACAAGTGGAAACAT TGGATGGTGCTGTCAACCTCAAATGTCTACCAGGCGGCTGGGTCATTACCATGGACTTCTCTAAATCAGACGTCGACATCAGTCTCCTCCTTCAACACATCTACATGACAAAGGACACGTGTGTCGGAACGGTGCAAGGACAGAAGCTCATATTTAACATGTCCTACAACGATTGCCACACACAATCAAGT GTCTCCAAAGGCATGGTTACCTTCAAGAACACGTTGATGTATGTACTACCGGTAACTGATCATTTGGTTCGAGATGTCATCTGGATTCATGATGTTAGCTGCTCTGAACCCGTGGATGGGACGGACTCTGTTCACCTTTACCCAAATTTCAACACAACTGTACATGGCTCAACATCCGGACAGGTGCAAGGTTCCAGCGTCCATATATCCTTATATCAAGATGCGTCATATATGCATCTTTTAAACGGCAACCTGATACAGGCTGAGCTTGGAAAACCTGTGTATGTTCAAGTTGCCTCACCAGGAACCCCCAACACAATAATGGTTTTACGATCATGTGATGCCCACCTTGACAGTGTTCCCGGGAAACAAGCATCTTATCCTCTCATTAcagatgg GTGTGCTGTGGATACTCGCACTCAGATCCTCGTGACGCGAAACACCGTGACCAGGTTTAAGTTTGACATGTTTGATCTTCCCAATGAATACGACGGCATCTACATCACTTGTCACGTGACTTTCTGTGACCAAATGGACTTCTCCGACAAGTGTCAACAGCAGTGTCACTCAGATCCAAACATAATTGGCTAA